One stretch of Daphnia pulicaria isolate SC F1-1A chromosome 6, SC_F0-13Bv2, whole genome shotgun sequence DNA includes these proteins:
- the LOC124344607 gene encoding leucine-rich repeat-containing protein 15-like: MVASGIDLRVFVIISVMAVTSFSLLAVGGSVEVPASNNGEAFNCPVEVCRCGLDPRGRVKVVCDRGDLGDPIPIRTMDPLTEVLIIAAPDDKPNSLTIGPIFQSLAKLEQLKIINSFVPAIGKHSFWGLRSLRTLDLSLNNISALVESNFRGLISLEDLRLDGNIIDSIPSAAFRHLPALKRLSLAGNRLSEFVPRLFYGLHRLEELELSDNPLLQDLEPEVFRDVRLLRALRCRRCGLTYINPLLLHLLPDIVTLDLGDNNFHYLDKNAFGDLLKLRHLHLDGNQVTVLTSGVLTGHNLTSLSLARNKMMTLDPASFINVSITELDLSYNRLQSLDPFVFLPLNQSLRNLKIGGNPLQVSHLWSSILSPRIQLNLSQFDVADIPIGRDQNFQTDLFSFHHGMRSLNLSGTSFNYLSVEVIRSLPSLRELDLSYNKLSSLTDLSLSALSALQSLRRIYLHGNPWYCDACVIGPMLKWLDISPASRHIKDGCRGLKTNAGNLTADYIDDDGAQPCPICQDPPAVAGVELPRLDHVNLPTCNYPPMLIDSQGLPSKPATAAGATLTPMGRFVIFLENPLYLALVCGVGVLAVAAVCAAFAVVSRHAASYYTNEEKRNKIGQMADSRASEESEDLFPLTARGQRHRGRILTKDESSNKGNRSDQLKNVIEIESQQLSKNNNGRAMSDTASEQVLPSPITRASNNGAVTINVTSRGVNCPVINAYPLSTDHHERSLF, from the exons ATGGTTGCTTCTGGAATTGATCTCCGGGTCTTTGTAATAATCAGCGTTATGGCAGTGACGAGCTTTTCCTTATTAGCGGTTGGAGGCTCCGTTGAGGTGCCAGCGTCTAATAACGGCGAAGCATTCAACTGCCCTGTGGAAGTCTGTCGATGCGGATTGGACCCCCGCGGTCGTGTCAAAGTCGTTTGCGACCGAGGCGACCTGGGAGACCCCATCCCCATCAGAACTATGGATCCATTGACCGAGGTGCTAATTATAGCAGCGCCTGACGATAAACCAAATTCTTTGACGATCGGCCCCATCTTTCAG agTTTGGCAAAGTTAGAACAGCTGAAAATCATCAATTCGTTCGTGCCGGCTATTGGCAAGCATTCATTTTGGGGTCTTCGATCTCTGCGAACTCTTGATTTATCGCTCAACAACATCTCAGCTCTTGTGGAGTCGAATTTTCGCGGTCTCATCTCGCTGGAAGATCTGAGGCTGGACGGCAACATCATAGATTCCATTCCGTCGGCGGCATTCCGACATCTTCCGGCCTTGAAGCGGCTCTCTCTGGCTGGCAACCGTCTCTCGGAATTCGTGCCCCGCCTCTTCTACGGTCTCCATCGACTGGAGGAACTGGAGTTGAGTGACAACCCCCTGCTGCAAGACCTGGAGCCCGAAGTATTCCGCGACGTCCGCCTCTTGCGAGCTTTGAGGTGTCGACGTTGCGGTTTGACTTACATCAACCCGCTGCTTCTTCACTTGCTGCCAGACATCGTCACCCTCGATTTGGGAGATAACAATTTTCACTACCTCGATAAAAACGCGTTCGGAGATCTTTTAAAGCTTCGACATCTCCATTTAGATGGGAATCAAGTTACCGTGCTCACCAGTGGCGTATTAACAG GCCACAATCTGACGTCATTGTCGCTGGCCCGGAATAAGATGATGACGCTGGACCCGGCCTCATTCATCAACGTCAGCATCACCGAACTGGATCTGTCGTACAACCGTCTGCAGAGCTTGGACCCGTTCGTCTTCTTGCCACTCAACCAGTCACTTCGCAACTTGAAGATCGGCGGTAATCCGCTGCAAGTGTCTCATCTCTGGTCGTCGATTCTCAGTCCGCGAATCCAACTCAATCTCAGCCAATTCGACGTGGCGGACATCCCCATCGGCCGCGACCAGAACTTCCAGACGGATCTCTTCTCCTTCCATCACGGAATGCGGAGTCTCAATCTCTCCGGCACTTCCTTCAATTACCTATCAGTCGAGG TGATCCGCTCGCTACCGTCGCTCCGCGAGCTGGACTTGTCGTACAACAAACTATCGAGCTTGACGGATCTCTCGCTCAGCGCCCTGTCGGCGCTTCAGAGCTTACGCCGGATCTACTTGCACGGGAATCCGTGGTACTGCGACGCCTGTGTCATTGGCCCGATGCTCAAGTGGCTGGACATTTCACCTGCCAGCCGTCACATCAAGGACGGCTGCCGAGGATTAAAGACCAACGCCGGCAACTTGACGGCCGACTacatcgacgacgacggggCTCAGCCGTGCCCAATTTGTCAAGATCCGCCGGCGGTGGCCGGAGTCGAATTGCCTCGACTGGATCACGTCAATCTGCCGACGTGCAACTATCCGCCCATGCTCATCGATTCGCAAGGGTTGCCCAGCAAGCCGGCCACTGCCGCCGGAGCCACTTTGACGCCCATGGGTCGCTTTGTCATCTTCCTGGAGAATCCGCTCTATTTGGCGCTTGTTTGCGGCGTCGGGGTGCTGGCCGTGGCGGCCGTCTGCGCCGCTTTCGCCGTAGTGTCGCGCCACGCCGCCTCCTACTACACGAACGAAGAGAAGCGGAACAAGATTGGGCAGATGGCCGACTCGAGAGCGAGCGAAGAATCGGAGGATTTGTTCCCGCTAACGGCCAGGGGACAGCGGCATCGAGGGCGCATCCTCACCAAAGACGAGAGCAGCAACAAGGGCAACAGGAGCGATCAGCTCAAGAATGTGATCGAGATCGAAAGCCAACAGCTtagcaaaaacaacaacggccGAGCGATGAGCGACACGGCGTCAGAGCAAGTCCTGCCGTCGCCAATAACGAGGGCCAGTAATAACGGGGCAGTGACCATAAACGTCACGAGTCGTGGTGTCAACTGCCCCGTCATCAACGCCTATCCTTTGTCGACTGACCATCACGAACGCTCACTCTTTTGA